The Micavibrio sp. TMED2 genome includes a window with the following:
- a CDS encoding glycosyl transferase: MKLMVQIPCYNEAGTLPEVLRDIPKSIEGISVIEVLIIDDGSTDETVAVARQHGVQHIVSHKANKGLARSFQSGIERCIELGADIIVNTDGDNQYAGSSIPDLVRPIVEGKADVVIGDRQPGRNTDFSLLKRLLQRLGSAVVRHVARVDVGDAVSGFRAYSRDAALKINVMTSFSYTTETLIHVGQQGLLVKSVHVDTNPVTRPSRLFKSMGHFIKKQVATILRSYAMYRPLHAFSMLGATMILIGLIPVLRFLYFYFIGEGDGKIQSLVLGSTFLVMGYITFVAAIIGDTISINRRLIEQLLERVRKIEIDFDDKK; this comes from the coding sequence ATGAAGCTTATGGTGCAGATACCATGCTACAATGAGGCTGGTACGCTCCCCGAAGTTTTGCGCGATATTCCGAAAAGCATTGAGGGTATCAGTGTCATTGAGGTGCTGATTATTGATGATGGCTCGACCGATGAAACGGTTGCCGTGGCGCGTCAACACGGGGTCCAGCACATAGTATCCCACAAGGCGAATAAGGGACTGGCGCGCAGCTTCCAGTCCGGCATTGAACGCTGTATCGAGCTGGGTGCGGATATCATCGTCAACACCGATGGCGATAACCAGTATGCCGGTTCATCCATTCCCGATCTTGTCCGACCGATTGTCGAGGGTAAGGCCGATGTGGTGATCGGTGATCGCCAGCCGGGTAGGAATACCGATTTCTCGCTGCTGAAACGGTTGTTGCAGCGCTTGGGCAGTGCCGTTGTCCGGCATGTCGCCCGGGTTGATGTGGGGGATGCGGTATCGGGTTTTCGTGCCTATAGCCGGGATGCAGCGCTGAAAATCAATGTGATGACCTCTTTCAGCTACACGACGGAAACCCTGATCCATGTGGGTCAGCAGGGGTTGTTGGTAAAGTCGGTGCATGTGGACACCAATCCGGTGACCCGGCCATCGCGGCTGTTCAAGTCGATGGGCCATTTCATCAAGAAACAAGTGGCAACAATCCTCCGCAGTTATGCCATGTACCGACCGTTGCATGCGTTCTCCATGCTTGGTGCAACCATGATCCTGATCGGCCTGATCCCGGTCCTGCGGTTCCTGTATTTTTATTTCATCGGCGAAGGGGACGGCAAGATCCAGTCGCTGGTTCTTGGCAGTACGTTTCTGGTCATGGGATACATCACCTTTGTCGCGGCGATTATCGGCGACACCATTTCAATCAACAGGCGGTTGATCGAGCAGCTGCTGGAGCGGGTGAGGAAGATAGAGATCGACTTCGATGATAAAAAATAG
- a CDS encoding 50S ribosomal protein L11 produces MAKKVTGTIKLQVPAGKANPSPPIGPALGQAGVNIMEFCKAFNAKTGEMEPGIPLPTVITVYQDRSFTFETKTPPASFFLKKAAKIQKGSGEVGKGATVGRVNRKQVKEIAEAKMQDLNAADIDAAMKMIEGSARSMGIEVVE; encoded by the coding sequence ATGGCTAAAAAAGTCACTGGCACGATCAAGTTGCAAGTGCCTGCCGGTAAGGCAAATCCATCGCCACCAATTGGCCCCGCACTGGGTCAGGCCGGCGTGAACATCATGGAATTCTGCAAGGCATTCAACGCCAAGACCGGCGAAATGGAGCCTGGCATTCCGCTGCCGACGGTCATCACTGTTTATCAGGACCGTTCTTTCACCTTTGAAACCAAAACCCCACCGGCTTCCTTCTTCCTGAAGAAGGCAGCGAAAATCCAGAAGGGTTCTGGCGAAGTTGGTAAAGGCGCTACCGTTGGTCGCGTCAATCGCAAACAGGTCAAGGAAATCGCGGAAGCGAAAATGCAGGATCTGAATGCTGCCGATATCGATGCTGCGATGAAGATGATCGAAGGATCAGCGCGCTCGATGGGCATCGAGGTAGTGGAGTAA
- a CDS encoding 50S ribosomal protein L1 — MAKAGKRIKNLRDSYDRTQALALGDAVALVLKNASAKFDETVEVSMNLGVDPRHADQMVRGMVTLPNGTGKTVRVAVFAKGDKADEAKAAGADIVGDEDLMQTIQGGTIDFDRCIATPDMMPVVGRLGKVLGPRGLMPNPKLGTVTPNVADAVKAAKGGSVEFRVEKAGIIHAGVGKVSFGQDKVQENIQALIDAITKAKPSGAKGTYIKKITLTSTMGPSITVETGDIASAAA; from the coding sequence ATGGCTAAAGCAGGTAAGCGTATTAAAAACCTCCGCGATTCATATGATCGCACCCAGGCTCTGGCGCTCGGCGATGCCGTTGCTCTGGTCCTGAAAAATGCATCGGCCAAATTCGACGAGACCGTTGAGGTTTCCATGAATCTCGGTGTTGACCCACGTCACGCAGACCAGATGGTTCGCGGCATGGTTACCCTGCCAAACGGCACCGGTAAAACCGTTCGCGTCGCTGTCTTCGCGAAAGGCGACAAGGCTGATGAGGCGAAAGCCGCAGGTGCCGATATCGTCGGGGATGAGGATCTGATGCAAACCATTCAGGGCGGTACCATCGATTTCGATCGTTGTATTGCTACCCCTGACATGATGCCGGTTGTCGGTCGTCTCGGTAAGGTGCTCGGCCCACGTGGCCTGATGCCGAACCCGAAACTCGGCACCGTCACTCCGAACGTCGCTGATGCCGTCAAGGCTGCCAAGGGCGGTTCTGTTGAGTTCCGTGTCGAGAAAGCCGGTATCATCCATGCCGGTGTCGGCAAGGTCAGCTTCGGTCAGGACAAGGTTCAGGAAAACATCCAGGCCCTGATCGATGCGATCACCAAGGCAAAGCCATCAGGCGCCAAGGGTACCTACATCAAGAAAATCACCCTTACGTCAACCATGGGTCCGAGCATCACGGTTGAAACAGGTGACATTGCCAGCGCAGCAGCGTAA
- a CDS encoding 50S ribosomal protein L10, giving the protein MLRNEKQALVASLNETFAGASLVVVSHYSGLSVAEMEALRGKVREADAGFKVTKNRLARIALEGTQFEGMADLFKGPTAITYSTDPVAAAKVTADFAKENEKLQIVGGSMGSQILDAEGIQQLAKLPSLDELRSKIIGVLQAPAQRMATVTQAPAAQLARVFQAYADKGEAA; this is encoded by the coding sequence GTGCTTCGTAATGAAAAACAGGCGCTTGTTGCGTCGCTGAACGAGACTTTCGCCGGGGCATCCCTCGTCGTCGTCAGCCACTATTCAGGGCTGAGCGTTGCCGAGATGGAAGCACTGCGCGGTAAGGTTCGTGAAGCAGATGCGGGGTTCAAGGTAACCAAGAACCGTCTGGCCAGAATTGCTCTCGAAGGTACTCAATTCGAGGGTATGGCCGATCTGTTCAAGGGCCCGACCGCTATCACCTATTCGACCGATCCGGTTGCGGCGGCGAAGGTGACAGCAGACTTCGCGAAAGAAAATGAGAAACTGCAAATCGTCGGTGGTTCGATGGGCTCGCAGATTCTGGATGCCGAAGGCATTCAGCAGCTGGCCAAACTGCCATCTCTCGATGAGCTGCGTTCTAAAATCATTGGCGTGCTGCAGGCTCCGGCCCAACGCATGGCAACTGTTACCCAGGCGCCTGCTGCCCAGCTGGCGCGTGTATTCCAAGCCTATGCCGATAAGGGAGAGGCTGCGTAA
- a CDS encoding 50S ribosomal protein L7/L12: MTDLTKLVEDLSALTVLEAAELSKLLEEKWGVSAAAAPVAVAAVGGGDAGAAAEEKTEFDVILASAGDKKINVIKEVRGITGLGLKEAKDLVEGAPKAIKEGVDKAEAEELKKKLEEAGATVELK, translated from the coding sequence ATGACCGATCTGACCAAACTGGTTGAAGACCTGTCAGCTCTGACCGTTCTTGAAGCTGCTGAGCTTTCCAAACTCCTCGAAGAGAAGTGGGGCGTTTCTGCAGCTGCTGCTCCTGTTGCTGTTGCTGCTGTTGGCGGTGGCGATGCAGGTGCTGCTGCTGAAGAGAAAACCGAATTTGACGTTATCCTGGCTTCTGCCGGCGACAAGAAAATCAACGTCATTAAAGAAGTTCGTGGCATCACCGGCCTCGGCCTCAAGGAAGCCAAAGACCTCGTCGAAGGCGCTCCTAAAGCCATCAAGGAAGGCGTTGACAAAGCTGAAGCTGAAGAGCTCAAGAAAAAGCTCGAAGAAGCTGGTGCTACCGTCGAGCTCAAGTAA
- a CDS encoding DNA-directed RNA polymerase subunit beta — MATPFTAQKRVRKNFGRITEVTEMPNLIEVQRSSYDVFLQPNEDRSSGLDEVFRSVFPIRDFSDRAELDFVFYELEEPKYDVEECQQRGLTYAAPLKVTLRLSVFDVDEESGLRSIRDIKEQDVYMGDMPLMTDNGTFVVNGTERVIVSQMHRSPGVFFDHDKGKTHASGKYLFASRVIPYRGSWLDFEFDPKDLVYVRIDRRRKLPVTTLLYALDSAETEDYRKEIEAKKAEGIDAEVDRMMINGMNREEILSSFYGSMVVKRTKSGWVTDFDLDSIKALKISGDLTDGDSGEVILESGKKLTPRTIKKLEETGVKTILVPEEHLEGMYLATDLVDMTTGEVMNEAGEEVDEDLLAALNERGIDEVSLLKIDQVNVGAYIRNTMEVDRNATREDALIDIYRVMRPGEPPTLESAEALFQGLFFDQERYDLSSVGRVKMNSRLDQQTDDQLRVLRKQDIIAILKILVDLKDGKGEIDDIDHLGNRRVRSVGELMENQYRVGLLRMERAIRERMSSVDIDTVMPHDLINAKPAAAAVREFFGSSQLSQFMDQTNPLSEITHKRRLSALGPGGLTRERAGFEVRDVHTTHYGRICPIETPEGPNIGLINSLATYARVNRYGFIESPYRKVVDSKVTDEVVYLSAMEEGRYTIAQANSELDKNGKFVEDLVDCRKAGDGIPVMPEAIDMIDVSPKQVVSVAAALIPFLENDDANRALMGSNMQRQAVPLLQADAPLVGTGMEATVARDSGASMVARRTGVVDQVDGNRVVVRATEETDPTAPVVDIYKLRKFQRSNQNTCITQRPLVKTGDMVQAGEIIADGPSTQFGELALGRNVLCAFMPWMGYNFEDSILISERIVRDDVFTSIHIEEFEVMARDTKLGQEDITRDIPNTGEEALRNLDEAGIVYIGAEIEPGDILVGKVTPKGESPMTPEEKLLRAIFGEKASDVKDTSLKAPPGCQGTVVDVRVFSRRGVDKDERALSIEQAEIERLAKDRDDERRILERNFYGRLREVLIGQKSVSGPNGFKAGDEITAEVLDQFTPGQWRQITVEDDDVMGTVEAIGATFDSAIEALLKRFEDKIEKLQRGDELLPGVMKMVKVFIAVKRKLQPGDKMAGRHGNKGVISKIVPIEDMPYLEDGTHVDVVLNPLGVPSRMNIGQILETHLGWAAASLGQQVGKTVDRVQALARSQQDTSPMIEDLRTTLKEVYGEAQYKADIEPMDEKQLLELGNNLRGGIPMATPVFDGAREEDINTMLEMAGLSSSGQVTLTDGRTGEQFHRKVTVGYIYILKLHHLVDDKIHARSIGPYSLVTQQPLGGKAQFGGQRFGEMEVWALQAYGAAYTLQEMLTVKSDDVSGRTKVYESIVRGDDNFEAGIPESFNVLVKELKSLGLNVDLSQRAL, encoded by the coding sequence ATGGCGACTCCGTTCACGGCGCAAAAACGAGTGCGTAAGAACTTTGGTCGGATTACCGAAGTCACCGAGATGCCGAACCTGATTGAGGTTCAACGCAGCTCATATGATGTCTTCCTGCAGCCCAATGAGGATCGCTCCTCTGGTCTGGATGAGGTTTTCCGCTCCGTATTTCCAATCCGCGATTTCTCCGATCGCGCCGAACTCGACTTCGTGTTCTATGAACTGGAAGAGCCGAAATATGACGTTGAGGAATGTCAGCAGCGCGGCCTGACTTATGCTGCCCCGCTGAAGGTGACCCTCCGTCTGTCCGTCTTTGATGTTGATGAGGAGAGCGGTCTGCGCTCGATCCGCGATATTAAAGAACAGGACGTCTATATGGGCGACATGCCGCTGATGACCGATAACGGCACCTTTGTCGTCAACGGCACCGAGCGGGTTATCGTCAGCCAGATGCACCGTTCTCCCGGCGTGTTCTTCGATCACGACAAGGGCAAGACCCACGCATCCGGTAAATATCTGTTCGCATCACGCGTCATTCCTTACCGCGGTTCATGGCTCGATTTCGAGTTTGATCCGAAAGACCTCGTCTATGTGCGTATCGACCGTCGCCGGAAACTGCCGGTGACCACACTGCTCTATGCGCTCGATAGTGCCGAGACCGAAGATTACCGCAAAGAGATCGAGGCCAAGAAGGCCGAAGGCATCGATGCTGAAGTTGATCGCATGATGATCAACGGCATGAACCGTGAGGAAATCCTCTCCAGCTTCTATGGCAGCATGGTGGTCAAGCGCACCAAGTCCGGCTGGGTGACCGATTTCGATCTGGATTCCATCAAGGCGCTGAAAATCTCCGGCGATCTGACCGATGGCGACAGCGGCGAGGTTATCCTCGAGTCTGGCAAGAAGCTGACCCCGCGCACCATCAAGAAACTTGAGGAAACCGGCGTCAAAACCATTCTGGTGCCGGAAGAGCATCTGGAAGGCATGTATCTGGCAACCGATCTGGTCGATATGACCACCGGTGAAGTCATGAACGAAGCCGGCGAGGAAGTTGACGAGGATCTGCTGGCGGCTCTCAACGAGCGCGGCATTGATGAAGTCAGCCTGCTCAAGATCGATCAGGTCAATGTCGGTGCCTATATCCGCAACACCATGGAAGTCGACCGCAACGCAACCCGTGAGGATGCGCTGATCGATATCTATCGCGTCATGCGTCCGGGCGAGCCGCCAACCCTCGAGAGTGCCGAAGCACTGTTCCAGGGCCTGTTCTTCGATCAAGAGCGTTACGACCTGTCGTCTGTCGGTCGCGTGAAGATGAATTCACGTCTCGACCAGCAAACCGACGACCAGCTGCGCGTGCTGCGCAAGCAGGACATTATTGCCATCCTGAAAATCCTCGTGGACCTGAAGGACGGCAAGGGCGAAATCGACGATATTGACCACCTCGGTAACCGTCGCGTCCGTTCCGTCGGTGAACTGATGGAAAACCAGTATCGCGTTGGTCTGCTGCGTATGGAGCGCGCAATCCGTGAGCGTATGAGCTCTGTCGATATCGACACGGTCATGCCGCACGATCTGATCAATGCGAAGCCTGCTGCTGCTGCAGTGCGTGAGTTCTTCGGTTCATCACAGCTCAGCCAGTTCATGGACCAGACCAACCCGCTGTCGGAAATCACCCACAAGCGTCGTCTCTCGGCTCTTGGACCGGGCGGTTTGACCCGTGAGCGTGCCGGCTTTGAGGTTCGTGACGTTCACACCACCCACTATGGCCGCATCTGCCCGATTGAGACCCCTGAGGGCCCGAACATCGGTCTGATCAACTCGCTCGCTACCTATGCCCGCGTCAACCGCTACGGCTTTATCGAAAGCCCGTACCGTAAGGTTGTCGACAGCAAGGTGACCGATGAGGTGGTCTATCTCTCCGCCATGGAAGAGGGCCGCTACACCATTGCGCAGGCCAACTCCGAACTCGACAAGAACGGCAAGTTCGTCGAGGACCTGGTTGACTGTCGTAAAGCCGGTGACGGTATTCCGGTGATGCCGGAAGCGATCGACATGATCGACGTTTCGCCGAAACAGGTTGTTTCTGTCGCTGCCGCCCTGATTCCGTTCCTCGAGAACGATGACGCCAACCGCGCGCTCATGGGCTCGAACATGCAACGTCAGGCTGTGCCACTGCTGCAGGCGGATGCACCGCTGGTCGGTACCGGCATGGAAGCCACCGTGGCCCGCGACAGTGGCGCCAGCATGGTTGCCCGCCGTACCGGTGTGGTTGACCAGGTCGATGGTAATCGTGTCGTTGTTCGTGCGACCGAAGAAACCGATCCGACCGCACCTGTGGTTGACATCTACAAGCTGCGCAAGTTCCAGCGCTCCAACCAGAACACCTGTATTACCCAGCGTCCGCTGGTGAAAACCGGTGACATGGTTCAGGCTGGCGAGATCATCGCTGACGGTCCATCAACCCAGTTCGGTGAACTGGCGCTTGGCCGTAACGTGCTCTGCGCGTTCATGCCTTGGATGGGCTACAACTTCGAGGATTCGATCCTGATCTCCGAGCGTATCGTGCGCGATGACGTCTTCACCTCGATCCATATCGAGGAATTTGAAGTCATGGCCCGCGACACCAAGCTGGGTCAGGAAGACATCACCCGCGATATCCCGAATACCGGTGAGGAAGCCCTGCGCAACCTCGACGAGGCCGGTATCGTCTATATCGGTGCTGAGATCGAGCCGGGCGATATTCTGGTCGGTAAGGTGACGCCGAAAGGCGAAAGCCCGATGACCCCGGAAGAGAAGCTGCTGCGCGCCATCTTCGGTGAGAAGGCATCCGACGTTAAGGACACCTCCCTGAAGGCGCCTCCGGGCTGTCAGGGTACCGTTGTTGACGTGCGTGTGTTCTCCCGTCGCGGTGTCGACAAGGACGAACGTGCCCTGTCGATCGAGCAGGCTGAAATCGAACGTCTGGCAAAAGACCGCGATGACGAACGCCGTATTCTCGAGCGTAACTTCTATGGTCGCCTGCGCGAGGTTCTGATCGGTCAGAAATCTGTTTCCGGCCCGAACGGCTTCAAGGCCGGTGATGAAATCACCGCTGAGGTTCTCGACCAGTTCACCCCGGGTCAATGGCGCCAGATCACCGTCGAAGACGACGATGTCATGGGCACCGTTGAAGCGATCGGTGCTACCTTCGACAGCGCCATCGAAGCCCTGCTGAAGCGTTTCGAGGACAAGATCGAGAAGCTCCAGCGCGGTGACGAACTGCTGCCGGGCGTGATGAAAATGGTCAAGGTCTTCATCGCTGTTAAGCGCAAGCTGCAGCCTGGTGACAAGATGGCCGGCCGTCACGGTAACAAGGGGGTTATCTCCAAGATCGTTCCGATCGAGGATATGCCTTACCTTGAAGACGGCACCCATGTTGACGTTGTTCTGAACCCGCTCGGCGTGCCGTCACGGATGAACATCGGTCAGATCCTTGAAACCCACCTTGGCTGGGCGGCTGCGTCCCTCGGCCAGCAGGTCGGCAAGACTGTGGATCGGGTACAGGCTCTGGCGCGTTCACAGCAGGATACCTCACCGATGATCGAGGATCTGCGCACCACGCTGAAGGAAGTCTACGGCGAGGCCCAGTACAAGGCCGATATCGAGCCGATGGACGAGAAACAGCTGCTCGAACTCGGTAACAACCTGCGCGGTGGTATTCCGATGGCGACACCGGTCTTTGACGGTGCCCGTGAGGAAGACATCAACACCATGCTGGAAATGGCCGGTCTCTCAAGCTCAGGTCAGGTTACCCTGACCGATGGCCGGACCGGTGAACAGTTCCACCGCAAGGTTACGGTCGGCTATATCTATATCCTCAAGCTGCATCACCTCGTGGATGACAAGATCCACGCACGGTCAATCGGACCATACAGCCTCGTTACCCAGCAGCCGCTGGGTGGTAAGGCCCAGTTCGGTGGCCAGCGCTTCGGTGAGATGGAGGTCTGGGCACTGCAGGCTTACGGTGCTGCCTATACCCTGCAAGAAATGCTCACGGTCAAGTCCGATGACGTTTCCGGTCGTACCAAGGTTTATGAATCCATCGTCCGTGGCGATGACAATTTCGAGGCCGGTATTCCAGAGTCCTTCAACGTTCTCGTGAAGGAACTGAAATCACTTGGTCTGAACGTTGACCTGAGCCAGCGGGCGCTTTGA